A section of the Humulus lupulus chromosome 2, drHumLupu1.1, whole genome shotgun sequence genome encodes:
- the LOC133815304 gene encoding uncharacterized protein LOC133815304 has product MNLYYVSLCYLFVLNLLVTASAANIAANMNSIPVLNDANFKSCKENSLLVLSCMDLGYALRKEQPASPTEKISVDEKENFEKWGHSNCLSLMMLKRSVLEAFKGSMSDEVFVNDFLKEIEKHFAKNENVETRKLLADLVQMRYKGK; this is encoded by the coding sequence ATGAATTTATATTATGTGAGCTTATGTTATTTGTTTGTTCTGAATTTGTTAGTTACTGCTTCTGCTGCTAATATTGCTGCCAACATGAACTCAATTCCTGTGCTCAACGATGCAAACTTTAAGAGCTGTAAAGAGAATAGTCTATTGGTTCTTAGCTGCATGGATTTAGGCTATGCATTAAGGAAAGAACAACCTGCTTCTCCTACGGAGAAAATTTCTGTTGATGAAAAGGAAAACTTTGAGAAGTGGGGACATTCTAATTGCTTAAGTCTAATGATGCTAAAGCGCAGCGTTCTAGAAGCATTCAAGGGCAGTATGTCCGATGAGGTATTTGTAAATGATTTCCTTAAAGaaattgaaaaacattttgcAAAGAACGAAAATGTTGAGACACGCAAGCTTTTAGCTGACCTTGTCCAGATGAGGTATAAAGGAAAATGA